The Lentisphaerota bacterium nucleotide sequence GGCGGTCCCCGTCGCGCGTCAGAAAACGGATCACCCGCGGATCATCCGACCGGGCAAGCAACTCCCGCGGCGATCCCAGCGCCAGCTGGGTCTGCGCCTCGGCATCGAGAAACACACCGTTCGTGCTGATCGCGAAGAGGCTGGCCAGCTCGTGCGTGACCACCACGACCGTCGTGCCCAGGCTCTCGCGCAGCTCCAGAATGAGGTCATCCAGCCGTTTTGCGCTCACGGGGTCAAGCCCCGCAGACGGTTCGTCAAAAAAGACGATTTCGGGATCCAGCGCCAACGCCCGAGCCAGCCCCGCGCGCTTCTTCATCCCGCCGCTGAGCTCCCCGGGATGACAGGCTTCGCACCCGGCCAGACCGACCAGCGCCAGCTTGAACGCCACCCGCTCGCGAATGGCTGCGGGCGACAGATCGGAGTAAAGCTGGAGGGGCAGCGCCACGTTCTCCGCCACAGTCAGGGAGCTCCACAGCGCCCCGCCCTGATACAACACGCCAAAGCCGCGCATCACCTCCCGCCGCTCGGCGGTCGAACGCTTCCAGAACGGCACCGTCCCGTAAAACACCTCGCCCGCCACCGGCCGCTGCAACCCGATCAGATGGCGCAGCAACGTGCTCTTGCCACAACCGCTGCCGCCCATGATGACGAAGATATCCCCCCGATTCACCGTAAAGGCGAGATCCCGCTGGATCACCCGCGCCCCGTAGGCCAGCGTCAGTCCGCAGACGCGGATCGCCGGCGCCGTGCCAGCGTTCGCGTGCTCCGAA carries:
- a CDS encoding ATP-binding cassette domain-containing protein, whose translation is MNEQPTTDSEHANAGTAPAIRVCGLTLAYGARVIQRDLAFTVNRGDIFVIMGGSGCGKSTLLRHLIGLQRPVAGEVFYGTVPFWKRSTAERREVMRGFGVLYQGGALWSSLTVAENVALPLQLYSDLSPAAIRERVAFKLALVGLAGCEACHPGELSGGMKKRAGLARALALDPEIVFFDEPSAGLDPVSAKRLDDLILELRESLGTTVVVVTHELASLFAISTNGVFLDAEAQTQLALGSPRELLARSDDPRVIRFLTRDGDRPPQPANLPAAKE